A stretch of Besnoitia besnoiti strain Bb-Ger1 chromosome III, whole genome shotgun sequence DNA encodes these proteins:
- a CDS encoding hypothetical protein (encoded by transcript BESB_047170): protein MEEPSRVCAPRIPSRAEGNVNGEARKDRIFADQGEQLPADFFGGDSGLDQQAVAGARLASAPSSAPCYLKMLISNQLAGMIIGNTGQEIKHLKQVTGAKIVLSPHGMYFPGTTERLVAAEGTERAVFQVVDWIIDRLHDISLTPTSQSSTCAELLRPNASRAGGPAALQPRTLACKICVPRAVIGSLIGKNGGYIQSVRLATEANINISPLFVTADEACAERIVTVESHRKQSLRTAVFTLARKINTHPEKATCKHVCYYRKLNFESPHLPAANERENRQAGSRGRNQQNLFPSRNAYLDQSSANSAANSNDETDFFGSSFGANPHGPRSSLSKIGGMAPRHDDFSAFEAFSLAHARHTSGQQQQSSPSLASLVSRVASVAGGESFAHSQSQPSVDSSTAVDSGSDGVMSPARSDHMGQMAPGLFDPRAEFFAQQAGVMQNSQNTTTTTVVVRRSAMNASLRGMAAADAVTGQRLLKQVAGEKGGSGGSPDAGEDTGGLDLAHDAPSTVCSTAAGSMARLASMLQSIQEECEQQEWKNMSSSVSDGQRKVSGYSRSGSGSDVVRGSTLDASAPEFFPLASRTEELLGDGRRFIANAAVPTLAACSTAPASVVVSGSSQKSHATEVATADRPQLIVAHTTSASKEEKSAAVSGVVSAPTAGALAGAVARTRFSGLAECLDDSFMAFMKIWTLALIFGALIAIAAKCFFVEW from the exons ATGGAGGAGCCTTCTCGCGTGTGTGCCCCACGGATCCCTTCCAGGGCCGAGGGAAACGTCAATGGCGAGGCCAGAAAAGACAGGATTTTTGCGGACCAAGGCGAACAGTTGCCCGCGGATTTCTTTGGTGGAGACAGTGGACTAGATCAGCAGGCCGTCGCCGGGGCCCGACTtgcgtcggcgccgtcgtcagCACCATGCTACTTGAAAATGCTCATCAGCAACCAACTTGCCGGCATGATCATTGGCAACACCGGACAAGAAATCAAGCACCTGAAGCAGGTCACCGGCGCGAAAATC GTTCTGTCCCCGCACGGTATGTACTTCCCCGGTACAACCGAGCGGCttgtcgcggcggagggcacGGAACGCGCTGTCTTCCAAGTGGTCGACTGGATTATCGATCGTCTCCACGACATTTCCCTGACCCCAACTTCCCAGTCCTCCACCTGCGCCGAGCTCTTGCGTCCGAACGCGTCCCGCGCGGGGGGGCCGGCAGCGCTGCAACCGCGAACCCTGGCATGCAAGATATGTGTGCCGCGCGCGGTGATTGGAAGCCTCATTGGAAAGAACGGAGGCTACATTCAGTCTGTTCGTTTGGCCACGGAGGCCAACATCAACATTTCCCCCCTCTTCGTGACCGCCGATGAGGCTTGTGCCGAGCGGATCGTCACAGTTGAGTCGCATCGAAAACAGAGTTTGAGGACAGCCGTATTCACGCTCGCTCGGAAAATCAATACACACCCTGAGAAAGCAACGTGCAAGCATGTCTGCTACTATCGCAAACTGAACTTTGAGTCCCCACATCTGCCCGCTGCGAATGAGAGAGAGAACCGCCAGGCGGGATCTCGGGGCAGGAACCAGCAGAACCTCTTCCCCTCGAGGAATGCCTACCTGGATCAGTCCTCCGCGAACTCTGCTGCCAACAGCAACGACGAGACAGACTTCTTTGGGTCGTCCTTCGGCGCCAATCCACATGGGCCGCGCAGCTCCCTCTCGAAGATCGGAGGCATGGCGCCTCGGCACGACGACTTCAGTGCCTTCGAGGCGTTTTCGTTGGCACATGCCCGCCATACCTCGGgtcagcagcagcagtcTTCCCCGTCGCTTgcctccctcgtctcgcGAGTGGCAAGTGTGGCGGGTGGCGAATCATTTGCGCATTCCCAATCGCAGCCTTCGGTCGACTCGTCAACGGCTGTCGACAGCGGTAGCGACGGAGTCATGTCGCCCGCACGCAGCGACCACATGGGGCAGATGGCGCCTGGTCTCTTTGATCCGCGAGCAGAGTTTTTTGCTCAACAAGCTGGCGTCATGCAGAACTCCCAGAACACGACCACCACCACAGTCGTCGTGCGCCGAAGCGCGATGAATGCCAGTCTGCGGGGCATGGCGGCGGCAGATGCCGTAACAGGCCAGAGGCTCCTGAAGCAAGTCGCGGGTGAAaagggcggcagcggtggATCTCCAGATGCAGGCGAAGACACAGGTGGACTAGATCTCGCTCACGACGCGCCGTCAACAGTCTGCAGCACAGCGGCCGGCAGTATGGCGCGTCTCGCCAGCATGCTCCAGAGTATCCAGGAGGAGTGTGAGCAACAGGAGTGGAAGAACATGAGTTCGAGTGTGTCGGATGGACAGCGCAAGGTGTCAGGCTATTCGCGGTCAGGCTCCGGCTCCGACGTCGTGAGAGGCTCGACTCTGGACGCGAGCGCTCCAGAGTTCTTCCCGCTGGCGTCACGGACTGAGGAGCTACTCGGCGACGGGAGAAGGTTTATCGCCAACGCCGCAGTGCCCACACTTGCAGCCTGCAGCACGGCACCAGCTTCTGTCGTGGTCTCCGGATCGAGTCAGAAGAGCCATGCGACTGAGGTGGCGACCGCCGATCGTCCGCAGCTCATCGTTGCACATACAACCAGTGCGTCAAAGGAAGAGAAGAGCGCGGCAGTCAGCGGAGTAGTCTCGGCACCGACTGCCGGTGCTTTGGCGGGAGCGGTGGCGCGTACTCGCTTTTCCGGCCTCGCCGAGTGCCTCGATGATAGCTTTATGGCATTTATGAAGATCTGGACTCTTGCGCTTATTTTCGGCGCCCTTATCGCAATCGCGGCGAAATGTTTTTTTGTGGAGTGGTGA
- a CDS encoding protein kinase (incomplete catalytic triad) (encoded by transcript BESB_047180), with translation MDDLFASSSPEAPSALDWLVSVRRRRQALQRTSLAFPEMYSPRKSTAIRSKTTSPSRRKPPDDRSKKPGGDRFLIDNTPRANARPCLLRHPRGPCRLGGTNRERRADGSGEADRREDEEREKLRWLSYGDLQAHHALCVPPRSRQTDHERNVHSNRHSSSPSAARTGGKAGYPFRVKGMEFSARKEILPRRKDRGYKCQRDTSQEVRSHGFQGVPDPSVDLSTRCMYTLSEQERGSSRDSEIRVGQEPSVITLWRIPHRGDRQAEPKNFPSLPGRGLYRLMAGRKVVECRTSLHSIAFCSLCAKGALTLPPLWCALLKESSRSLTSSDDANSLILSPNCPFHSLRPRTRKSADEGTFPSRAGDTGDPSKMQIHSWIRVKIPHEVRNCLARSDVLASHSSASSCYAPSSSVERNLLRRTVSCPPSRPPPTPHLPPASAPTWHTTEASARSLLSASAAFLRSNAAGDGGQDQNSRRNLAPSRVHMLPSVPQNWKNATKEGAHRQSGPESQKAGEFCLCEVALSTATTAGTSTSTQASSSVTLEDLLLQPSLASIVKFAGRTTRIHGKQKLYKSTSTVLGQGFSGEVKVFRHRHTCELFALKTVLNGHERTKHAWCLWRWRGHQRASRAAPSPETPRGRRKENEEREAPRLQGSSSSEESSFFSQDAPTATGASRRRTETDGRIAREEARGRPRGRLHGTADGAASEERATRGKTRTKESGDKDGDMKRDLHAIMGEGVFAFLAADHPAIIKLVEVVEDEDGVHLIMPVCLGGPLGRESVGKLQQLAIPDSTDVARLAVAERSSETRRTEGRRGAHVLLGNTNAHEAGASVNCERVTKKFAWQILKALRHLHTQGIVHRDVKAQNFMLVEPSGSKLLLIDFGFSLFASTNAEQTPDPHLSFFDLKAEDNAPSREGDQHAMKSNPCPVLPSRSLQPEETPVRGRPLRCTRVPDRSSFPHSPDWARDAPPETGRQGERCRAAPEPQGSFADARRAAGPAKGRGCLGRDSKREEGRSPAAQVAALADTFLLSCMQHDSWKGPGPVIGKRVVGTPGLHPPEVVAETSYTTAADMWGLGLVIHALVTGAFVPALASSGHVVDPTSRRAFSPSFWDFLERCLRRKQKSRMTAAEALRHPWLEEERLEEEAKVRQLAERVKNNDATITTMIDNLRSFPLLSLFHRLFYLLLAYAFPASEIPEEIEVLFYAFDRSKRGVVVYDDFLATLRSFVLSIREPEALEIFTSMYTSTRTVYSSTGCFLHQSVHALEFTPFLAGAMDKQTLLHANSLRRIFCRLDPGGTGLVAVSQLVSLLGVGGRKGRLRQTSIYLCVFFTVLLPLYMSTRRFGWVVGAWLFFSKKLREEMQCYLTEMDVDLAGSFTFGEFAVAIAKKDGLKVIGRRASGLVRQHALLASPGASAHRPPGEKGAFFCTKCVRRVLWKPLARLTKALLPRHGQTEKARGKSGWSLCPKKIPKKASRSFLPSGLFSSSARHQGTQSVGQLYLNDE, from the exons ATGGATGACCTTTTCGCAAGCTCCAGTCCCGAGGCTCCGTCGGCTCTGGACTGGTTAGTGAGCGttcggcgacgaaggcaggcgctgcagcggactTCACTGGCCTTTCCTGAAATGTATTCACCCCGGAAATCTACTGCGATCCGCTCTAAAACAacttcgccttctcggcgcAAGCCTCCAGACGACAGGAGTAAGAAACCCGGAGGTGACAGGTTTCTCATAGATAACACACCGCGTGCCAACGCGCGCCCATGTCTCCTACGTCATCCGCGAGGCCCGTGTAGACTAGGCGGGACTAACAGGGAAAGAAGAGCAgacggcagcggagaagcggaCAGAcgggaggacgaagagagagagaagcttAGGTGGTTGAGCTATGGCGACCTGCAAGCTCACCATGCGCTGTGCGTGCCGCCACGTTCCCGTCAGACAGATCACGAGCGTAACGTCCACAGCAACCGCCACTCTTCTTCCCCATCAGCAGCACGAACAGGTGGCAAGGCGGGTTACCCTTTCAGAGTGAAAGGCATGGAATTCAGCGCCAGAAAGGAGATTCTACCACGACGCAAAGACCGGGGATATAAATGCCAGCGCGATACCTCCCAAGAAGTGAGGAGTCACGGCTTCCAGGGGGTGCCTGATCCTTCAGTCGATCTCAGCAccaggtgtatgtacactcTAAGCGAGCAGGAGCGGGGGAGCAGCAGAGATAGTGAAATCAGAGTTGGCCAGGAACCGTCCGTAATAACGTTGTGGCGAATTCCTCATCGAGGCGACAGGCAAGCGGAACCGAAGAATTTCCCGAGCTTGCCAGGCAGAGGGTTGTATCGTCTTATGGCTGGGCGGAAGGTAGTTGAGTGTCGCACCTCACTGCACAGCATTGCATTTTGCTCCCTTTGCGCGAAAGGGGCGCTCACATTGCCGCCGCTGTGGTGTGCGCTTCTCAAAGAATCGTCGAGGAGCCTCACGAGCTCTGACGACGCAAACTCGTTGATACTCTCTCCGAACTGTCCATTCCATAGTCTGCGTCCGCGAACCAGAAAGAGCGCTGATGAAGGAACTTTTCCTTCGCGAGCAGGAGACACGGGCGATCCTTCGAAAATGCAGATACATAGTTGGATCAGAGTGAAGATACCCCATGAAGTGCGAAattgcctcgcgcgcagcgacgtcCTGGCTTCTcactcttctgcgtcttcgtgtTATGCTCCATCCTCGTCTGTCGAGAGGAATCTCTTGCGTAGAACCGTGAGTTGTCCACCTTcacggccgccgcccacgccgcaTCTACCCCCGGCATCTGCGCCAACTTGGCATACCACAGAAGCGAGCGCTCGCTCCCTgctttccgcctccgctgctttTTTGCGTAGCAATGCAGCCGGAGACGGAGGTCAGGACCAAAATAGTCGAAGGAACCTGGCCCCTTCCCGAGTGCATATGTTGCCATCGGTGCCGCAGAACTGGAAAAACGCAACCAAAGAAGGTGCACACCGGCAGTCAGGACCAGAGAGCCAAAAAGCTGGAGAGTTTTGTCTTTGCGAGGTCGCGCTAAGCACCGCGACAACAGCAGGCACTTCTACGTCCACACaggcttcttcctctgtgaCGCTGGAGGACCTGCTCCTCCAGCCTTCCCTGGCTTCAATCGTCAAATTCGCGGGCAGAACGACGCGGATTCACGGGAAGCAAAAGCTGTACAAAAGCACATCGACAGTGTTGGGGCAAGGCTTCTCAG GAGAAGTGAAAGTCTTCAGACACCGCCACACGTGTGAGCTGTTTGCTCTGAAAACTGTTCTGAACGGGCACGAACGCACGAAGCATGCTTGGTGCCTctggcgctggcgcggccaCCAAAGAGCCTcccgcgctgcgccctcgccggaAACGCCACGTGGGCGCAGGAaggagaacgaggagagagaggccccTCGTCTACAAGGTTCGTccagcagcgaagaaagcagcttcttctcgcagGACGCCCCCACCGCGACAGgtgcgtcgcggaggcgaacaGAAACCGACGGCAGGAtcgcgagggaggaagcgcgcggtCGGCCGCGGGGCAGACTCCACGGCACAGCGGATGGCGCAGCCTCTGAAGAGCGGGCGACAagagggaagacgaggacgaaagagagcggagacaaGGACGGCGACATGAAGAGGGACCTCCACGCGATCATGGGGGAGGGCGTGTTTGCGTTCCTCGCGGCAGACCACCCTGCGATAATCAAGCTCGTAGAAGTcgtggaggacgaagacggcgtcCACCTGATCATGCCCGTCTGTCTGGGCGGGCCACTGGGGCGTGAGAGCGTCGGGAAACTCCAGCAGCTCGCAATCCCGGATAGCACAGACGTCGCGaggctcgccgtcgcagagcgcagcagcgagacgcgcagaacgGAAGGGAGGCGTGGCGCACACGTTCTGCTGGGAAACACGAACGCACACGAGGCCGGAGCCTCGGTCAACTGCGAACGGGTCACGAAAAAATTCGCGTGGCAGATTCTCAAG gccctccGCCACCTCCACACGCAGGGCATCGTTCATCGCGACGTGAAAGCGCAGAACTTCATGCTCGTCGAGCCTTCCGGATCCAAGCTACTC TTGATTGACTTtggcttttctctcttcgcgtcaACCAACGCGGAGCAGACGCCAGATCCTCACCTGAGTTTTTTCGACTTGAAGGCGGAGGACAACGCCCCGAGCAGGGAGGGCGATCAACACGCCATGAAAAGCAATCCCTGCCCCGTCTTACCGTCGCGCAGTCTCCAACCCGAGGAGACACCTGTTCgcgggcggccgctgcgatGCACGCGGGTCCCAGACAGAAGCAGCTTTCCTCACTCGCCCGACTGGGCACGAGATGCGCCGCCAGAGACCGGGCGACAGGGCGAGCGatgtcgcgccgcgcccgaacCGCAGGGCTCCTTCGcggacgcccgccgcgccgccggccccgCGAAggggcgcggctgtctcggCAGAGACAGCAAACGTGAAGAAGGCCgatcgcctgcggcgcaggtcgccgcgctcgccgacacTTTCCTGCTCTCCTGCATGCAGCACGACAGCTGGAAGGGCCCCGGCCCGGTGATCGGCAAAAGGGTCGTTGGGACTCCTGGCCTGCATCCGCCGGAAGTCGTGGCAGAGACATCCTACACGACAG cagcagacatGTGGGGACTCGGCCTCGTCATCCACGCGTTGGTCACCGGCGCCTTCGTGCCCGCACTCGCGAGCTCTGGTCACGTCGTAGATCCAACATCTCGCAG GGCGTTCAGCCCTTCGTTCTGGGATTTCCTCGAGAGGTGtctgcggaggaagcagaagtcAAGgatgacggcggcggaggccctgAGGCATCCGTGGctcgaagaggagaggctggaggaagaagcgaaagtTCGTCAGCTCGCTGAGCGCGTGAAGAACAATGACGCCACAATCACGACAATGATTGATAATCTGCGCAG ctttcctcttctctccctcttccaTCGCCTCTTTTACTTGCTTCTCGCGTACGCCTTCCCAGCCTCAGAGATCCCCGAGGAAATCGAAGTCCTCTTCTACGCCTTTGACCGGTCCA AGCGCGGCGTGGTGGTCTATGATGACTTTCTGGCGACGCTGAGGAGCTTTGTTCTCTCGATTCGGGAACCCGAGGCCCTCGAGATCTTCACCTCCATGTACACCTCGACGCGGACCGTCTACAGCTCGACCGGCTGCTTTCTGCATCAATCGGTTCACGCGCTCGAGTTCACGCccttcctcgctggcgctATGGACAAGCagacgctgctgcatgcg AACTCGCTGAGGCGCATCTTCTGTCGACTAGATCCCGGCGGCACGGGCTTGGTCGCGGTTAGCCAGCTTGTCtcgctcctcggcgtcggtgGCAGA AAAGGAAGACTGCGTCAAACCAGCATCTACCTGTGTGTCTTCTTCACGGTGCTGTTGCCCCTGTATATGTCCACACGTCGCTTCGGCTGGGTGGTTGGGGCGTGGCTGTTTTTTTCCAAGAAACTGCGAGAAGAGATGCAATGCTACTTGACCGAGATGGACGTGGACCTGGCCGGGTCGTTCACGTTCGGTGAATTCGCTGTCGCCATCGCC AAGAAAGATGGACTAAAGGTCAtcgggaggcgcgccagcggcttGGTTCGTCAGCACGCGCTGCTTGCGTCTCCTGGAGCGTCTGCGCATCGCCCACCAGGCGAGAAG ggcgccttcttctgcacGAAGTGCGTTAGGCGCGTGCTGTGgaagccgctggcgcgcctgACGAAGGCCCTTTTGCCTCGACATGGCCAGACAGAGAAGGCTCGGGGCAAGTCCGGCTGGTCGCTCTGCCCCAAGAAAATTCCAAAAAAAGCGAGTCGGAGCTTTCTTCCCTCGGGACTTTTTTCCTCAAGCGCGCGACATCAAGGCACTCAGAGCGTCGGTCAGCTCTATCTGAATGATGAGTGA
- a CDS encoding hypothetical protein (encoded by transcript BESB_047190): protein MVQTAPSAIGAVEASKGPSAVVEASEDPAALPSVGQLLQVIAEHKKRECLQLSLIASLEAELAETRTAVTDYRACHEVVNNRLRTAVLDPAVSLEIKTLRQKLFDTETLLRRAKEQLAAQNFSGQSVVGQRLINKCKTLQEENNELGRSLAETHLQPLTIEVAGLKKHVAFLRGELRQLRELNSDMDRDNETMALQLQELSTAVAGVTAERNQLQQEVTSLREQLEALRVASAANLPQNYYGSPASERYPDSYEASGRTAPRREAWRGSREAAWATSSSFSEARSSSRRDRRRGHSERDHGEGSRGDSKDDASVERESSAIRRDREGERGGRSGAREFDGSSASGAKTEGGREGRDAPGSSSSGGQFSSFSSSGRRGSAEDSHLAGASGHSESTGRRSERSYKDYSAARRHTHDREWRREEEKDRRDRDRDYHTRSERRGARGSSKEERDRRYD, encoded by the exons ATGGTGCAGaccgcgccttctgcgatTGGAGCCGTAGAGGCCTCCAAGGGGCCTTCCGCGGTCGTGGAGGCGTCGGAAGACCCGGCAGCTCTCCCTTCCGTAggacagctgctgcaggtgaTTGCCGAGCACAAG AAACGGGAGTGCCTTCAGCTCTCGCTTATCGCTTCCCTGGAGGCTGAgctcgcagagacgcggacggcCGTGACAGACTATCGCGCCTGCCACGAGGTCGTTAACAATCGCCTCCGCACTGCAGTTCTCGATCCCGCCGTCAGCCTCGAAATCAAAACACTCAGACAGAAACTATTCGACACAGAAaccctcctgcggcgcgccaaggagcagctcgccgcACAGAACTTCTCTGGCCAAAG CGTGGTCGGTCAGCGGCTTATCAATAAGTGCAAAACGCTTCAGGAGGAAAATAACGAGTTGGGgcgctcgctcgcggagACACATCTGCAGCCGCTCACCATCGAAGTCGCCGGCCTGAAGAAGCACGTCGCGTTCTTGCGTGGCGAACTCAG gcagctgcgagaATTGAACAGCGACATGGATCGTGACAACGAGACGATGGCGCTCCAGTTGCAGGAGCTCTCAACCGCCGTTGCG ggaGTGACGGCAGAGCGGAATCAGCTGCAGCAAGAAGTCacttcgctgcgcgagcagctTGAGGCCTTGCGggtggcgagcgcggcaaACCTGCCTCAGAATTATTACGGCTCTCCCGCCAGTGAAAG GTACCCCGACAGCTAtgaggcgagcggccgcacagcgccgcggcgcgaggcgtggAGAGGCTCGCGGGAAGCCGCCTGGGCGACGagttcctccttctccgaagcgcgaagcagctcgcgccgcgaccggcgccgcggccacAGCGAGCGCGATCACGGGGAAGGAAGTCGGGGCGACAGCAAGGATGACGCGAGCGTGGAGCGGGAGTCTTCGGCTATAAGGCGAGACCGCGAGGgggagcgaggcgggcgcagcggcgcgcgcgaattcgacggcagcagcgcgagcggcgccaaGACGGAGGGGGGCCGTgaaggccgcgacgcgccggggtcttcttcttcggggGGCCAgttctcctctttctcttcatctggaaggcgcggcagcgcagaggacaGCCACCTGGCGGGCGCTTCAGGCCACTCCGAAAGCACcggccgccgaagcgaaCGCAGCTACAAAGACTactccgccgccaggcgaCACACGCACGACCGCGAgtggcgacgcgaagaagaaaaggacagacgagacagagacagggaCTACCACACGCGatccgagcgccgcggcgccagaggctcCTCCAAAGAAGAACGAGACCGCAGATACGATTAA
- a CDS encoding putative ADP-ribosylation factor family protein 2 (encoded by transcript BESB_047200), whose translation MVLLKVLRKTKQKEKELRLLMLGLDNAGKTTIVKRINGEDWNTISPTLGFSICTFAFNGYKLNVWDVGGQRTIRSFWRNYFEETDGVVWVVDSADRPRMEVCREELHKLMKEERLAGATLLVFANKQDVPSAMTAAEISEVLDLESMKESRHWKIFPCSAREGSGLLEGFSWLVDDISSRMFVRS comes from the exons ATGGTGCTGCTCAAGGTTTTGAGGAAGACcaagcagaaggagaaggagcttCGTCTCCTGATGCT CGGCTTGGACAACGCAGGCAAGACGACGATTGTGAAGCGAATCAACGGGGAGGATTGGAATACGATCTCACCGACACTCGGATTCTCAATCTGCACCTTCGCCTTCAACGG CTACAAACTGAACGTCTGGGACGTGGGCGGCCAGCGGACGATTCGTTCCTTTTGGAGGAACTACTTCGAAGAAACGGACGGCGTCGTCTGGGTAGTGGACTCCGCAGATCGCCCGCGCATGGAGGTCTGCCGCGAGGAGCTGCACAAGCTGATGAAGGAGGAG cgactcGCGGGCGCAACGCTTCTCGTTTTCGCGAACAAGCAGGACGTTCCTTCTGCGATGACTGCCGCAGAAATCTCCGAG GTCCTCGATTTGGAATCGATGAAGGAAAGTCGGCACTGGAAGATTTTTCCCTGTAGTGCGAGAGAAGGCTCTGGGCTCCTGGAGGGATTTTCTTGGCTTGTCGATGACATTTCTTCGCGCATGTTTGTTCGAAGTTGA